The bacterium sequence CCTGACCTCCACCTACGATTCCGACGCCGTAAGCTCGTGGCTGCGCACCGCCTCCCGCGTGTACCGGGAGCTCACCGGCCTGGCGGACGACGTCTGCTACGAACCCTACTGCTCTCACTCTTCTGACGGCGATTACGTGAGGATTTCGCTGTGCAATTCCGACTTGGAAACGCTGGCTCGGGTGGACCTCTTGCCCCAGACCGGCGAGATAGTGAGTGTATCCTTTTGACCCCCCTCGCGAAAAAGTTGCTGCTTACCTTGAGCGTCTGCGTCTCGTTCTTGAGCTGCAGCACGTTCACCGAGGTCACCCCGACGGAGGGCGGCGACCTGGACTGGGCGCGCGGCATCGCCGACGGCGTGGTCGCGGGTCTCTACGACGTAAGCTTCGTCATGTTCGAAGTCGAGGCCACCTACCTGGACTTCTCGGGCTTCCTCTACGGCGGCGTCCAGCACCCCTTCTGGCGCTTCTCCTACATCAACTCCGACGCTTGCATCCAGGTCATCGTCCACCCCGACGGCAGCACCACGGTGACGGAGGACAACGGTTATTTCGACGACGAGATTATGTTCACCTACACCTCCGCCGACGTCGGGGACTGGCTCGCCCTGGCCCAATACTGCTACCGGTATATCACGGGTCTTGAGGATGACGTCTGCTACGGTTTCGACGCCTATTGCTACGAGTACGGCTCATATGCAGGGATATACCTTTACGACTCGACGTTCGAAGAATTGGCACGGGTTGGTATAGACCTAATAAATGGAACAATATATTCATTCGACCTGTATTAAAAAAACCGCCCGAGGGTGATTTTATTGCGACCCTAGAAGCCGCTCGCCCTCCCCGCAAAAATGGAAAAGCCGCCCGAGGGCGGCCTTTTTTATATCCGGAGGTGACTACACTTTCAGCTCGGCGTAGAGCGGGAAACCCTTGCACAGCTCCTTCACCTCGCCCTTTATCATCTTCGCCAAATCCTCGTTGGCGTGGTCGGCGGCCACGCGCCCGAACCACCCCGCGATTTTCTTCATCTCCGCGTCGCCGAAGCCCCGCGTCGTCACCGCCGGCGTACCCACCCGCACCCCCGAGGTTACGAAGGGGCTCTCGGGGTCGAAGGGGATGGTGTTCTTGTTGACGGTGATGCCCGCCCGCTCCAGCGCCTCCTCGAAGTCCTTGCCGGTCAGGCCCTTCGAACGCATGTCCAGGAGCATCAGGTGGTTGTCGGTCCCGCCGGTCACGAGCGTGAAGCCCTGCTCCATCAGGTAATTCGCCAGGGCCTTGGCGTTCGCCAGTATTTTCTCTTGGTAGACCTTGAACTCGGGCTGGAGCGCCTCTTTGAGCGCCACGGCCTTGGCCGCGATGACGTGCATCAGGGGGCCGCCCTGGATGCCGGGGAAGACGTTCTTCTGCAGCGCGTTGTAGTTGTCCTTGTCGGTGAGGATGAGCCCCCCGCGCGGGCCGCGCAGCGTCTTGTGCGTCGTCGTCGTCGTGTAATGCGCAAAAGGGATGGAGTCGGGGTGCAGTTTTACGGCCACCATCCCCGCGATGTGCGCGATGTCCGCCACCAGCTTGGCCCCCACCTCGTCGGCGATGGACCGGAAGGCCGCGAAGTCTATGAACCGCGGGTAGGCGCTGGCGCCCGACATTATCATCT is a genomic window containing:
- a CDS encoding serine hydroxymethyltransferase, yielding MSLLRDFDPEIADAIAGEIKRQAEGIELIASENFVSLPVLEAMGSVMTNKYAEGYPGKRYYGGCEFVDEAERLARDRAKELFGAERANVQPHSGTQANMAVFFACCDPGDTVMGQSLTCGGHLSHGHPVNFSGRFYHVVQYEVHPETNRLDYDMIRDLAKKCRPKMIMSGASAYPRFIDFAAFRSIADEVGAKLVADIAHIAGMVAVKLHPDSIPFAHYTTTTTHKTLRGPRGGLILTDKDNYNALQKNVFPGIQGGPLMHVIAAKAVALKEALQPEFKVYQEKILANAKALANYLMEQGFTLVTGGTDNHLMLLDMRSKGLTGKDFEEALERAGITVNKNTIPFDPESPFVTSGVRVGTPAVTTRGFGDAEMKKIAGWFGRVAADHANEDLAKMIKGEVKELCKGFPLYAELKV